The sequence below is a genomic window from Lytechinus variegatus isolate NC3 chromosome 3, Lvar_3.0, whole genome shotgun sequence.
acacacacacacttactTTCTGCCAAAATATTGTCGAGTAGACTGAGAAAAGAGAAGAAGCGATTAAAAAGtgtgagaaagagggagagataggTGGAAACGATAAGACTTGAAAGTTGGAAATCATCACTGCACAACTGCAGCTTGTGTAAAAACATTAAGGTGGCACCTCGAACTTCTTTAGATTCAAACTGATTTCTACATTAATTGTAAGGTAAGGAATTCCAGTTTAACTTTCcgcacagttttttttttcatgaatcataattatatttctcttgttgaaataaaatcttTCCGCCATTCACTTGAAAATTCGCGCGTTCACGAGCGCCTTTGACGGTTGAATTTAAAAGGGGCTgtagatttttgtttgtttcaggTTTTGTGAAAAGAAATAGAGATTAAGTTCTAATCAATTTATCAATCGTAGTTTCcagaaaaaaaggtattttcaAACTTCTGACCGGTTTGAACTCCGGAAATCTCATTTAAAGGTTATATAACatctatagaaaaaaaaatatttaaaaaacactATCAAAAATAGTCTAGTGCATTGATACCTAACAGTTACGAAGGAGGCTGGGGTGCTGCCATATGCATATATAGGCATGTTCTGAAAGCTCGTTTTACCACTACTTTGTAAAGAGTGAAGACTGACGCATGTCCACAAAATAATGACATGTTGTGCAAATCTTATTAAATTTTTTACGCATGCACATTTATCAATCAAACATGCACTGTAGCCTAATGACTATTTATACAACAAGCAAGCATGGTCACAGTCATTTTTACCCAATCTTGGGTCAATTTTGCTCAACGATTAGAGGCGCTTTCCGTTTTTACATGCAGAATCTCTTGATccacagaaaaaaatgtattatctCTGGTTTACCTGTGTTCTACTGCTGGCGTTATTCACCTTCCCTTTCTCATTGGAAGACGATGGTATCTGCGAGCACGGCGAGGAGGTAAGGaggtaagtaaaaaaaaagctcACCTCTTTAAAATTGCTTGGATCATTGTCTGTTTTTAACTGAATTCTATCAATATTATATCACAAACCTCAAAAGAAAATAGTCATTACATGTATAGTTAAAAATGAACTCAGGAATTGAAAAGCGCTGATCTTGTTTTTCACAAATTCCCCCATTTGTCTTCCTTTGTATTCCTTTAAAGGTATccttaaacataaatataaagGGTATACATTAAATCGTTTTATAcgtttgtttctttttgttgCTTTAGTGAGAAACAGACGATTAGCGCGAGAGTAGCACACTACCAGAGGTACACTACCGACGGCCGCTGCTGGATATTTTTTACATGCACGAAATACAGGTAAATCTCTTGCAGACCCGACTTGTAAAGAGAAGGATGATAAATTCTCAGAATTGTTTTAACCAACCCCATAGTTGAAATACGAAACAAttgttcctttttcttttttttttcttcgtacaGTTTGCATGAAAGTTTGGTTAAAGGCGAAGTTGGTTGAACAAATTATGAGAGTAAACACTTCGAAGGGTATCGACTCTAATTCcaagttattttttaataaaacataaTGAAAGCTATGTTTATTATGATAGACTTGGCAAAAGCAGGGGCGTAACAGGGGTAGGTTGCGGGGGCGTGCAAGAGCAAAGAATTTTCCGGTAATATCATggttaaaacaattttttgttatGATTTTGCCCGAGCATTAGGGCGAAGCTTAATGCGTGATATAAGGGGGCACAGCATGGCGCGCGCAGCAAAAAGTCGCTTTTTAGTCCCGAaggagcgaagcgagcgagaaaaaaaatcatcttttcgtGAGAATCTaaagggggtatctcactgggcttgaaactagttcgcgactagttcgcgactacaaattttgctagttgcagagacgtctccgcgacatctctgagaagtctcatgaaaattacagagtctccgaggagtcgcaagaagattaaacatgtttaatatttttggagactgtttctagtctccgcgacgtctccgagaagtctccatcagttgctgcgacgtctcggagactaaatgatatccgcgactgctgagacgtcgccgcgatgtctcagagacgtctcagagacatcgcgaagacctgctggagaccaaaaaaaaattataatacattgcggagacgtctccgcgacacttcttcacactgtttgacccacttcagaaaccacgtgactgaacgcgtgctgatatccctcctcctgctccaagtcaggtgtatgatctttcaaacgttccatcgagacgtctccttggtgagagcgcaagccatttttgtctccgagacgtctccgcgactgcagcgactgataagttggagactgtcgcggcgacgtctccgttggtgagatagggcttTAACTTTAAACcaaaatttaaagaacaaaaaGCTGTTTTGGAGCACTTTGCTGCAATAGGAGCATTGCTTATGACATTTActatgcatttttacatttccAAAATTTCGCGGGGGGGGCAACTCACTGGGggcaaatcccccccccccatgctccCCCCTTGATGCCGCCAGTAGCCTGGAAGCTCGTGATGTTTTTAAACATTGCAAATGGCCATATTTATCAAATCGCGGTTACAAACTTCGACGCAGTTGCGGATAATAAACGAAGTATTGTGAAGCAGCACAACATAATTATTGCAAATGGAAATGCGAGGAAAATTTGGCCTTTCgcaataatttgaaattctaatTGTCTGTTAGTAGATTTGAAAATTTAGCCAAAGTAAACATTAAGAGGCTTTTTATGGTAAAGCTAGCAAGCGTAAAGCTTTACGTAGGTTAGAAGATAACATAAGGAAATTTAACTAACCCTTTGCTAAGGATTTTTTGTCCTAATTGCGACcattattacataaaaaaaattctttccatttccctttctctcttcctcctattttatttttattttcccggtgaaatccgccagCGAGGCAGCTTGCCCCCCCTGCCCCGCCTGTTTCACCACTGGGTGAAAAAATACAACATATTTTTCTAACATTATAGATTTATGACGTCACACGCGAGCAGCTGGCCAATGATAGGTCTTGTGAATCATCGTGAATTTCATGACATGCCATTCCATTTTAGTCGGTGACATTTTTGTTCTCATCCAATAAAATTGAACATTTGACAAATGTTAGTGAtttaaagaaacaataaaatgtcAATCGCTGGATATCATTTAAGTACAGAATTGAAcatggttatacatgtatggtacTTAATAAAACGTCTCGGATTGGAGTTTATCCCcaaataaattgtaatgtaaatGCATGAACTGATTTTACACTataataaaagtaaaaacaacAAAGGTTACCTATGATTGCGTAGTATAAGCGACCTTACTAAAAACGCAGTTGATGGTCCCTGGAAAGCCTACCTATTCTCCTTTTTAACAGATCGAGATTAGCCTACTGGACAAGGTATCAACTTGTTACGAGGTACTTTACCAAGCCTATTTGCTGTGAGGACTACAAATGGGATTCGGAACAGAGTCTATGTCTTCCAATAACGGGTAAATTAAGGTTATAGATCCAGGATTTGAGTCCCAGAGAGAACCATTGCTGTGCGGTGGGGTCAGAATACAATTCCATTAACGAACTACAGGTTGTTGTTTGATTACGCGTAATCACCCTGCGATTATGAAATTATGATATGCCAATTGGGTTTGGTTGATACCCATAATAGGTTACCAGTGTCCAGGATTCATATGACCTTCTTACACTCTTCCAAGAGGGACTGTTTGATATATCAGTATCTTCTTTTGTGACAGAAAAAACTCGATAGTACGAACATGTTTGCCAAACTAATTTTCGGATTACAAAAGGAGACTTTAGTAACAAGCAACATATGGAGACAGGAACCTACTAAGGGAAAAAACATTgtaatctcttttttttcgaaTTCAGTTCCAGATGAACTGTCAACTCTAACCGTGACAACAGAAAGTCCATCTTCCAGTTCACCTACTGGTCCGTCTCACAATCAAGTACCTATTATTACCATCAGCATTATCGTCGTCATTGTTGTCGCAGTGGCATTGGTCTGCGTGGTGTATCGACGTCGTAGAGCTCACAGGATACAGACGAAAGTTCATCAGTAAGTGTATATCAGTTAATGTTTAGTATTATTTCACCTCCTTTCTTTAATAATTTGGGCGCGTAACCAATTGCCGTTTTACTTCGAAAACAGGATGACTTTCTTCGTCCTACACCGCCATGACAGGTACCCAGAGATGGATACTCGACATACTTtttctgacccccccccaaaaaaaaaaaaatcttctggTTCCTTTTATTGGATCATTATTGCTTGGGGACGAATATAGGGCTTTTGAatgtattaaatatttttaatattcaaattacTGTCGATTGTGCATTAGAAAATACAGATAATGTCGTGTATGCGTGAGTAATTGTCGTATTCGAAAAAATTAGAAAATCCATGTTTTATTGTCGAAACAGAAATTGCTCAATTAATCTTGGGCCCGTCAGCCATTGAGCAGCGTCAGATCGAGGTTGCTTTAtccatgaaattattgaaagatAAACAGGGTAGCAGAATTTCCAATAACGTCTTTTGGTTTGTCGCGATCagggtttgaactcccgaccttccggttgtgagacggacgctctaccaactgagccaacacatcagaattgttgaaattaattgatttatcatACCATATCGAGGACATGTTCACTGATTTATTTCGGAAGTGACAGAATCATCGTAGCTACAGTTGGTATCAAAAACATGCATGCACAAAATATAATTGATCGTATTAAGACTAAGTGGACACTACACTTACTTTTTGTTACAACACACACTGTTAGAAATAAaactgttaaaaaatatcattactgGCAGTTGGACTCAAAAAACAGTATGAACTGTTAAATTACAATGGACcgtaaaaatgcaaaaatactGGATAacggtaaaaagaaaaaaaataacattcattTGACATAAAAATGGCATTTGATTTACAAAAACGAACACTATTTATACGAAAGATGCAGTGAAATCAACGGAAAAACATGAAGGTTCGTTGGTATTTTCTGCAAAGGTTATcatatttacattgttttaGATTTAACTTGCAATTCTACTTTACATATGACtgcataaatatatatagttTGTTAAATCATTGTGTCGTATGTTTTTAAATGGTAAACATCCCGTAAATTTATGATTGTTCTTTGTaaaatttctagtatttttaacagtgcagCCAGTACACACCATCATCAATAATTGTTTCAACTTTTCGTTCAATTTATGCATTGCGTACCTTTTCCTTCAAAATTTCCAGGGCCTTGCAGATGAAACATTTGAAACACTCGGACATTTCGGAAGCAAGTAAGTACTATTAAAACAATGAACGCTCAATACACCCAGTACGTGTCAGACCTTGTGTTATGTCTACATTGTCATGTTAAACCACTGAGCATTGTGTTATAAATAGAAAATCTATTACAAATTTGTGTTCACTGGTTTCGGttgaagttatttttttattacaaaaagaGAGTTATTCGCATCTGTACAGGATCGcattaagcccctttcacaattgacgtacgaccatttgcgaccttttggtcgtgcgacaggctgcaacaggcatcaatcgctagtcatctcataagatcgcacagaggctttcacagttgcaacagctgtcgtacaacaaaaacaaccagtAAACCCCGTTGCACGAGTAAGTGGCATATGCTCTTATTGTGCTCGTGCGATCACATGCGAGTGTTGCACGGAGCATTGCGAGTGGAACGGTCGCACATGCGAATGAAACGGCAgtgcaatgttgtaagccgttgcgatcggtcttgcaacagtccagtcgcaagacaggtctctgtacatgtaggtcgctaGCACATAGACCTCCAGTCGAGTAAATGCGACTacttagttgtgccacctcttgcaccaagtcgtacaacgCTGAACAACACTCGCACGATGATCGCCCACCCGATAGTACGACCCCGGGTACGGCCTGATGCTAGTGAATCAATCGTATTTGATCGTGTTCGGATTtttaacatgttcaaagttcagatgtgaccagtcacgaccaccttGAGTTCTTGCGaccgtctacaacgactgcgagtgctcgcaagacaccaagagatcgaCCATGCAACAGCAAgaaaaaaactgttgcaggcggtcgtaaacaggtcgtacgtcaattgtgaaagggccTTTACTTGGCTCACACTgatcctttatttttcaaacagaaaacactaagaGTGACCGACTTGTGTGCTCTTCAACTAGCTATCATTATGTTTAGGTATATTGATTATCTACTCCCGTCGTCTTTTGATGACATGTTTAAGTTCAATAGTTCTGTCCATACCTACCCAACTCGTACATCTGgaaaatttcatctaacaaACCCCAGACTGTTAATTACCTCTAAATCAATTCGAAATCATGGTCAAGACTTTTTGAATAATCTTGCAGACAATATTAAATCTTGTTCCACTTTTTACTCCTTAAAATCAActcttaaaagaaatatcattcaaTCTTATTCATCCCATAATTCAAATTAATCCTCTTTAACCACtataaattaaataataataacaataataataataaattctaGTGCTATCTATACAGAACCTGCACCTGTATTGCACCCACTTGTTCAGTAATTACCTATCTTAGTCACAAACCCTTtttatgaggccgccatcaataacaagcttaaccgctcacgatggcggtcttcTGTGTTCATTTGttaatgttgatttttgttattattaaatGTGAAGTATATGatcacacaatttttttttctaattatgtattatgtttatattgtatacaaTATGGATTAATTTGTGTAATGCAaacaatgtacatatttttGATAAAGTATTGtcaatgcagaaataaaaataaaacaaaaaaaagaaatgttgacACGTCAGACTAATATTTCATGAGAACTTACACGCTTGTATAATGCAATAATAGTATTTCCAAATGCATTTGTCTTTGACAATGCTGTTTAAGGCATATTTAACGAAAACCCGAATATTGCcaaaattcgattttttttttttttttttttttttactctgcccattaaatttcatttcataaattcCTATTCCTATCCACAATAGCTGCAAAACCAACCAAGAAGGTAGATGGACCAACCAAGAACTCCCGCCTTACACATAAGCAGGATACAGACGCATGCATTGACAACAGATCCTGGCAGGCTAACCAAAGTAGTGTCAAAgacaaaatatgtgaaaattTCGCTGCACACTCTTACATGGACAAGATAATTTCCTCTAGTAAGAGAGAAGGTCTGCCTGACAATGGTTACGAAGTTGATGAGAAACCATCGAGCTCAGCTGCCGCCGACGGACGCTTGCATGTGTACGAGTATTGCTACATCCAAAGTAACACCGTAACTCCCAGCTCGGGTTGCCGAGAGGGCGCTCGACAAGGAGTCTATGAAGCAGTAGGTGACCTACGGTTTTAATGCACATATTCATCTGAACCAAAGCTCTGGAACGACTAACAACGGGGGACATGTTGTATTACgtgaatatgtaaaaaaataaaatacatatcaaGCTCCAGTCGCAGAAAAGTGTTAGTGTGTGGACGTGTGTGTGCGCGAGTGAGAGGTGATGTGGAACCATTCCCAGTCTtacgcatatttttttttccttcggGTCACAAGAACACATTTGTAAACGATATAGCGAAGCAAACTAGTAAGCCATGAATGTATTTTTGTAACATCTTTTTAGGTTGACGAAGAAGGATCTGATGCActcttcaacaatatttttcaaaaaaaaaatagcaagaacccccccccccccgtctcatGCTCCGAAATATACAGAAATTAAAGTTCTATGTCCTACTTTATAAGTCGcgatcatgctcaataaacataattatgaataattaaccatgtttttttcttttgcagtATTACTACTGTGGGTGTGCGATTGTGTGCGTAAAGATGCGAGTAAGGGTGTTGGTTCATGTATGTGTGGTAGGTTTGCCTGAGGTTTTTCGGAAGTGTTGGTGGGTTTGTGTATCGTTGATGTGCTGGTGAGTGCATTGTATGTgattatgttttgtatttgaCGGATGTGAAGTACAgatcattcaaataaaaatgttatctCTGAATATGCTTTTGGGGGTGTTTTTTAAGGAGGAAAGACAGCACTGAAAATTACTGATACTTAAGACGACGAAAAACATATTGCTTATACTGATATTCGGTACtaactaataaaaaataacagatAGGCGGAACATTATATTGTAATATGGGATTATAAATAAATCCTCcaagaaattatgaaaacagattATGGATAAGACTTTTGTCTTGATGTGAAAAAATGAGAGAAGAATGGCAATTCATAGGTTTGcaaagaaaaattgaagaatACGAATACATGAACGAGAAAAGGCTATGGATATTCATTTCGAGATTACAAAATTTATCCTATGATGTcttagtcattttttttaaattaaattcgTGCGCTTTTTAATGGAACTCAGGAGCCagggtgtttcataaacctGTTCGTAAAGTTTCGCACGACTGtacgcatgactggaacatgagCTAATGCAGCTACATAGAAATATATGTAGCACGACAAGTAGAGTAGTCACCAGTCGTAAGAAAAGTCATACCTAActtacaaatagctttatgGAACGCACAACCGGATATGAATCAAAGACATGATGGTGGGCTCACTCTATGACAATACCCCCGTCGATGCCCCCCTCACAATTTACAAaggtttcttcttcttcattatttAGTCAATTCCAGTTCGGGTGTGAAGAGTACTGACGGGTAATGGCCAAATCAAAAGCCCTGAAAATGAATGATCCGACAAATATGAcgaattttcaatttaattggCAAAACATCAACATTTATCACTTTTTACAATTCAATGcaattaaaaatcaatatcatcGTTGAGTTATGCAATAAAAAGCACAAAAAGTAATGGCTTATGAGATAATCTGCGAATTGAGTTTTTGAATGTCTTTTTGTCGGTCCATACTGTTTGGAATGCATATCaatgttcatttttcattacCAACATTTTAATCAGAAACTTGATTTGTTTAACCATCCAGGCATTGGTGGCGTTCATTTCGCtcgtgttttatttttattttttatttttttagttaaatcaaattaattttgcaGATCTTTCAGATTGCCAGGATTGTTGCATTCcaggaaatcatgaaaaggaaaaataaatgaataaagatgaTCATAATCATGCAAACACAGATGTGATGGAAAAAGTATGGACCGTAGAGATGTTACTCTCTGGTACGCACGACGCCCCCTACCGACAGGAAACTTGTTGTCTCCCTGTCAACAGTTCAGGTTCAGCAAAATAATCCGTTGCTGTCGTCGTATTTTGACAGAGAGAAAACTATATACATGCAGAGAAGTACACAAAACTAGTCGAGGTTTGGCAGACTTTAACATACACTTGCTCTTCGTGCACCGGAACCCTTGAATACATTTTAACGTTCGTATTGGATGTGACTT
It includes:
- the LOC121412251 gene encoding uncharacterized protein LOC121412251 — encoded protein: MKHLKHSDISEATAKPTKKVDGPTKNSRLTHKQDTDACIDNRSWQANQSSVKDKICENFAAHSYMDKIISSSKREGLPDNGYEVDEKPSSSAAADGRLHVYEYCYIQSNTVTPSSGCREGARQGVYEAVGDLRF